In Sceloporus undulatus isolate JIND9_A2432 ecotype Alabama chromosome 7, SceUnd_v1.1, whole genome shotgun sequence, one DNA window encodes the following:
- the LOC121936575 gene encoding anoctamin-7-like isoform X4, with amino-acid sequence MALKKGPRGGRERPPEAGGWLLLGPEEEEEEEGGGQGALGLLGAVSPGREGGGGPLPSGPIHPPSFLSPQEGEEEGPPSGASRGNCLSDGRSPIDFILVWEERPLPAPGKKKRGSRAHGEGAPGQEGGPGGRQARWRRKFLRNLRGAGLRLEKEEEKEEAWPRQGQKSRSRRRRLQYLKLSAPWEVLVYYAEELCLRAPLQAHPNPDRNASDAFLRRLRLPNPLAQWVPNKPMDYYTCAFRKSKLDKFLGSSSHSSYFTSTQRHRIVYEILARTAYGKRKRAEIGIDRLLNEGVYMAAFPLHEGPFELPEYEVPEEDLNPRQVLYSFWAQWSCWYKYQPLDHIREYFGEKVAIYFAWLGFYTAWLLPAASVGTLVFLAGLFTMGSNKPAQEICNSGGQFLMCPLCDTCGNWNISEICPMAKVGYLFDHPGTVFFSIFMSFWAVTFLEYWKRKNATLAHHWDCMDFQEEEERPRPEFAALAPHMEQNPVTGVKEPYFPQHDRLSRILTGSMAIIIMLCVVMIFLVSVIMYRGIVSTMMYHTGNTVLMTQAGNIANLSSSMVNLVLILLMSQVYTSLAEQLTRWEMHRTQTQHEDAFTFKVFIFQFVNFYSSPFYVAFFKGRFVGYPGHYGKLLGMRNEDCGPGGCLIELAQQLFVIMVGKQIVSNIQEFFLPKVKAWHQKRQLARVRGSQICPEPKRWEEDYELIECEGLFEEYLEMVLQFGFITIFVAAFPLAPLFALLNNWVEIRLDAQKFVCEYRRPVAERAQDIGVWFFILDVLAQISVIVNAFLIAFTSDFLPRLLYQYEYDSQLRGYVNFTLAYSPPSYVDGNHTLCRYKAFRDAQGSYTLFYWKLLAIRLGFIIAFEEEAHRLRNP; translated from the exons ATGGCGCTGAAGAAAGGCCCCCGGGGCGGGAGGGAGCGTCCCCCGGAGGCCGGCGGCTGGCTCCTGCTCGGccccgaggaagaggaagaggaagagggaggcggGCAGGGGGCGCTGGGGCTGCTGGGCGCCGTGAGTCCGGGGAGGGAGGGCGGCGGAGGGCCCCTTCCCTCCGGCCCCATCCacccaccttccttcctttctcctcaggagggggaagaggagggccCTCCTTCGGGGGCCTCGCGGGGCAACTGCCTGAGCGACGGAAGGAGCCCCATCG ACTTCATCCTGGTTTGGGAGGAGAGGCCCCTGCCGGCCCCCGGCAAGAAGAAGCGGGGCTCCCGGGCCCACGGCGAAGGGGCCCCGGGCCAGGAGGGGGGCCCCGGGGGAAGGCAGGCGCGTTGGCGGAGGAAGTTCCTCCGGAACCTGCGCGGCGCCGGCCTCCGGCTGGAGAAG gaggaggagaaggaggaggcctggcccagGCAGGGCCAgaagagcaggagcaggaggcggCGGCTGCAGTACCTGAAGCTGAGCGCCCCTTGGGAGGTGCTGGTCTACTACGCGGAGGAGCTCTGCCTGCGCGCCCCTCTCCAG GCCCACCCCAACCCCGACCGGAATGCTTCGGACGCCTTCCTGCGCCGGCTGCGCCTGCCCAACCCTTTGGCCCAGTGGGTCCCCAACAAGCCCATGGACTACTACACCTGCGCCTTCCGCAAGTCCAAGCTGGACAA GTTCCTGGGGAGCAGCTCCCACAGCAGCTACTTCACCAGCACCCAGAGGCACCGCATT GTGTATGAAATCTTGGCCCGGACGGCCTACGGGAAGCGCAAGCGCGCCGAGATCGGCATCGACCGCCTGCTGAATGAAGGGGTCTACATGGCAGCCTTCCCTTTGCACGAG ggCCCCTTTGAGCTGCCTGAGTATGAGGTTCCTGAGGAGGATCTGAACCCACGCCAGGTGCTGTACAGCTTCTGGGCCCAGTGGAGCTGCTGGTACAAGTACCAGCCCCTGGACCACATCCGGGAGTATTTTGGAGAGAAGGTGGCCATCTACTTTGCCTGGCTGG GCTTCTACACGGCCTGGCTGCTCCCGGCTGCCTCCGTGGGGACCCTTGTCTTCCTGGCTGGCCTTTTCACCATGGGGAGCAACAAGCCTGC GCAAGAGATCTGCAACAGTGGCGGGCAGTTCCTCATGTGCCCCCTCTGTGATACCTGTGGCAACTGGAACATCTCTGAGATCTGCCCCATGGCCAAG GTGGGCTACCTCTTTGACCACCCAGGGACCGTCTTCTTCAGCATCTTCATGTCCTTCTGGGCTGTGACCTTCCTGGAGTACTGGAAGCGGAAGAATGCCACCCTAGCCCACCATTGGGACTGCATGGacttccaggaggaggag GAGCGCCCCCGCCCAGAGTTTGCGGCCCTGGCACCCCACATGGAGCAGAACCCTGTCACGGGGGTGAAGGAGCCCTACTTCCCACAGCACGACCGGCTCTCTCGCATCCTGACCGGCTCTATGGCCATCATCATCATG ctATGCGTGGTGATGATCTTCCTGGTGTCGGTGATCATGTATCGTGGGATTGTCAGCACCATGATGTACCACACGGGGAACACCGTCTTGATGACCCAG GCCGGGAACATTGCCAACCTCAGCAGCTCCATGGTGAACTTGGTGCTCATCCTCCTCATGAGTCAGGTCTACACCTCCCTGGCAGAGCAGCTGACCAGATGGG AGATGCACCGGACGCAGACGCAGCATGAAGACGCCTTCACCTTCAAAGTCTTCATCTTCCAGTTTGTCAACTTCTACTCCTCCCCATTCTATGTGGCTTTCTTCAAAGGCAG GTTTGTGGGATATCCCGGCCACTATGGGAAACTCTTGGGCATGAGGAATGAAGAT TGTGGTCCTGGCGGATGCCTGATTGAACTGGCCCAGCAGCTCTTTGTCATCATGGTGGGGAAGCAGATTGTCAGCAACATCCAGGAATTCTTCCTTCC GAAAGTGAAAGCCTGGCATCAGAAGAGGCAGCTGGCACGGGTGCGAGGCTCCCAGATCTGTCCGGAGCCCAAACGGTGGGAGGAAGACTATGAGCTGATAGAGTGCGAGGGGCTTTTTGAGGAGTACTTGGAAATGG TGCTCCAGTTTGGCTTCATCACCATTTTTGTGGCTGCCTTCCCACTGGCCCCACTCTTTGCGCTGCTCAACAACTGGGTGGAGATCCGCCTGGATGCCCAGAAGTTCGTCTGTGAGTACCGGCGCCCTGTGGCTGAGCGGGCCCAGGACATCGGTGTCTGGTTCTTCATCCTGGATGTCCTGGCCCAGATCTCTGTCATCGTCAAT GCCTTCCTCATCGCCTTCACCTCCGACTTCCTCCCGCGCCTCCTCTACCAATATGAATATGACAGCCAGCTCCGTGGCTACGTCAACTTCACCCTGGCATACTCCCCCCCAAGCTACGTGGATGGCAACCACACTCTCTGCCG GTACAAGGCCTTCCGGGATGCCCAGGGCAGCTACACCCTCTTCTACTGGAAGCTGCTGGCCATCCGCCTGGGCTTCATCATCGCCTTTGAG GAGGAGGCCCACAGGCTGAGAAATCCCTAG
- the LOC121936575 gene encoding anoctamin-7-like isoform X3, protein MALKKGPRGGRERPPEAGGWLLLGPEEEEEEEGGGQGALGLLGAVSPGREGGGGPLPSGPIHPPSFLSPQEGEEEGPPSGASRGNCLSDGRSPIDFILVWEERPLPAPGKKKRGSRAHGEGAPGQEGGPGGRQARWRRKFLRNLRGAGLRLEKAHPNPDRNASDAFLRRLRLPNPLAQWVPNKPMDYYTCAFRKSKLDKFLGSSSHSSYFTSTQRHRIVYEILARTAYGKRKRAEIGIDRLLNEGVYMAAFPLHEGPFELPEYEVPEEDLNPRQVLYSFWAQWSCWYKYQPLDHIREYFGEKVAIYFAWLGFYTAWLLPAASVGTLVFLAGLFTMGSNKPAQEICNSGGQFLMCPLCDTCGNWNISEICPMAKVGYLFDHPGTVFFSIFMSFWAVTFLEYWKRKNATLAHHWDCMDFQEEEERPRPEFAALAPHMEQNPVTGVKEPYFPQHDRLSRILTGSMAIIIMLCVVMIFLVSVIMYRGIVSTMMYHTGNTVLMTQAGNIANLSSSMVNLVLILLMSQVYTSLAEQLTRWEMHRTQTQHEDAFTFKVFIFQFVNFYSSPFYVAFFKGRFVGYPGHYGKLLGMRNEDCGPGGCLIELAQQLFVIMVGKQIVSNIQEFFLPKVKAWHQKRQLARVRGSQICPEPKRWEEDYELIECEGLFEEYLEMVLQFGFITIFVAAFPLAPLFALLNNWVEIRLDAQKFVCEYRRPVAERAQDIGVWFFILDVLAQISVIVNAFLIAFTSDFLPRLLYQYEYDSQLRGYVNFTLAYSPPSYVDGNHTLCRYKAFRDAQGSYTLFYWKLLAIRLGFIIAFEHVVFSCLRLIDWLVPDVPASLEVKVKRERYLAKQALADNQDFLLTVSRDSSPSPASSLLSGSMI, encoded by the exons ATGGCGCTGAAGAAAGGCCCCCGGGGCGGGAGGGAGCGTCCCCCGGAGGCCGGCGGCTGGCTCCTGCTCGGccccgaggaagaggaagaggaagagggaggcggGCAGGGGGCGCTGGGGCTGCTGGGCGCCGTGAGTCCGGGGAGGGAGGGCGGCGGAGGGCCCCTTCCCTCCGGCCCCATCCacccaccttccttcctttctcctcaggagggggaagaggagggccCTCCTTCGGGGGCCTCGCGGGGCAACTGCCTGAGCGACGGAAGGAGCCCCATCG ACTTCATCCTGGTTTGGGAGGAGAGGCCCCTGCCGGCCCCCGGCAAGAAGAAGCGGGGCTCCCGGGCCCACGGCGAAGGGGCCCCGGGCCAGGAGGGGGGCCCCGGGGGAAGGCAGGCGCGTTGGCGGAGGAAGTTCCTCCGGAACCTGCGCGGCGCCGGCCTCCGGCTGGAGAAG GCCCACCCCAACCCCGACCGGAATGCTTCGGACGCCTTCCTGCGCCGGCTGCGCCTGCCCAACCCTTTGGCCCAGTGGGTCCCCAACAAGCCCATGGACTACTACACCTGCGCCTTCCGCAAGTCCAAGCTGGACAA GTTCCTGGGGAGCAGCTCCCACAGCAGCTACTTCACCAGCACCCAGAGGCACCGCATT GTGTATGAAATCTTGGCCCGGACGGCCTACGGGAAGCGCAAGCGCGCCGAGATCGGCATCGACCGCCTGCTGAATGAAGGGGTCTACATGGCAGCCTTCCCTTTGCACGAG ggCCCCTTTGAGCTGCCTGAGTATGAGGTTCCTGAGGAGGATCTGAACCCACGCCAGGTGCTGTACAGCTTCTGGGCCCAGTGGAGCTGCTGGTACAAGTACCAGCCCCTGGACCACATCCGGGAGTATTTTGGAGAGAAGGTGGCCATCTACTTTGCCTGGCTGG GCTTCTACACGGCCTGGCTGCTCCCGGCTGCCTCCGTGGGGACCCTTGTCTTCCTGGCTGGCCTTTTCACCATGGGGAGCAACAAGCCTGC GCAAGAGATCTGCAACAGTGGCGGGCAGTTCCTCATGTGCCCCCTCTGTGATACCTGTGGCAACTGGAACATCTCTGAGATCTGCCCCATGGCCAAG GTGGGCTACCTCTTTGACCACCCAGGGACCGTCTTCTTCAGCATCTTCATGTCCTTCTGGGCTGTGACCTTCCTGGAGTACTGGAAGCGGAAGAATGCCACCCTAGCCCACCATTGGGACTGCATGGacttccaggaggaggag GAGCGCCCCCGCCCAGAGTTTGCGGCCCTGGCACCCCACATGGAGCAGAACCCTGTCACGGGGGTGAAGGAGCCCTACTTCCCACAGCACGACCGGCTCTCTCGCATCCTGACCGGCTCTATGGCCATCATCATCATG ctATGCGTGGTGATGATCTTCCTGGTGTCGGTGATCATGTATCGTGGGATTGTCAGCACCATGATGTACCACACGGGGAACACCGTCTTGATGACCCAG GCCGGGAACATTGCCAACCTCAGCAGCTCCATGGTGAACTTGGTGCTCATCCTCCTCATGAGTCAGGTCTACACCTCCCTGGCAGAGCAGCTGACCAGATGGG AGATGCACCGGACGCAGACGCAGCATGAAGACGCCTTCACCTTCAAAGTCTTCATCTTCCAGTTTGTCAACTTCTACTCCTCCCCATTCTATGTGGCTTTCTTCAAAGGCAG GTTTGTGGGATATCCCGGCCACTATGGGAAACTCTTGGGCATGAGGAATGAAGAT TGTGGTCCTGGCGGATGCCTGATTGAACTGGCCCAGCAGCTCTTTGTCATCATGGTGGGGAAGCAGATTGTCAGCAACATCCAGGAATTCTTCCTTCC GAAAGTGAAAGCCTGGCATCAGAAGAGGCAGCTGGCACGGGTGCGAGGCTCCCAGATCTGTCCGGAGCCCAAACGGTGGGAGGAAGACTATGAGCTGATAGAGTGCGAGGGGCTTTTTGAGGAGTACTTGGAAATGG TGCTCCAGTTTGGCTTCATCACCATTTTTGTGGCTGCCTTCCCACTGGCCCCACTCTTTGCGCTGCTCAACAACTGGGTGGAGATCCGCCTGGATGCCCAGAAGTTCGTCTGTGAGTACCGGCGCCCTGTGGCTGAGCGGGCCCAGGACATCGGTGTCTGGTTCTTCATCCTGGATGTCCTGGCCCAGATCTCTGTCATCGTCAAT GCCTTCCTCATCGCCTTCACCTCCGACTTCCTCCCGCGCCTCCTCTACCAATATGAATATGACAGCCAGCTCCGTGGCTACGTCAACTTCACCCTGGCATACTCCCCCCCAAGCTACGTGGATGGCAACCACACTCTCTGCCG GTACAAGGCCTTCCGGGATGCCCAGGGCAGCTACACCCTCTTCTACTGGAAGCTGCTGGCCATCCGCCTGGGCTTCATCATCGCCTTTGAG CACGTGGTCTTCTCCTGCCTGCGCCTCATTGACTGGTTGGTGCCAGACGTCCCGGCCTCCCTGGAGGTGAAGGTCAAGCGGGAGCGCTACCTGGCCAAGCAGGCCCTGGCTGACAACCAGGACTTCCTGCTGACGGTGAGTCGCGACTCCTCGCCCTCGCCAG CAAGCAGCCTTCTATCCGGCAGCATGATATAG
- the LOC121936575 gene encoding anoctamin-7-like isoform X1, which translates to MALKKGPRGGRERPPEAGGWLLLGPEEEEEEEGGGQGALGLLGAVSPGREGGGGPLPSGPIHPPSFLSPQEGEEEGPPSGASRGNCLSDGRSPIDFILVWEERPLPAPGKKKRGSRAHGEGAPGQEGGPGGRQARWRRKFLRNLRGAGLRLEKEEEKEEAWPRQGQKSRSRRRRLQYLKLSAPWEVLVYYAEELCLRAPLQAHPNPDRNASDAFLRRLRLPNPLAQWVPNKPMDYYTCAFRKSKLDKFLGSSSHSSYFTSTQRHRIVYEILARTAYGKRKRAEIGIDRLLNEGVYMAAFPLHEGPFELPEYEVPEEDLNPRQVLYSFWAQWSCWYKYQPLDHIREYFGEKVAIYFAWLGFYTAWLLPAASVGTLVFLAGLFTMGSNKPAQEICNSGGQFLMCPLCDTCGNWNISEICPMAKVGYLFDHPGTVFFSIFMSFWAVTFLEYWKRKNATLAHHWDCMDFQEEEERPRPEFAALAPHMEQNPVTGVKEPYFPQHDRLSRILTGSMAIIIMLCVVMIFLVSVIMYRGIVSTMMYHTGNTVLMTQAGNIANLSSSMVNLVLILLMSQVYTSLAEQLTRWEMHRTQTQHEDAFTFKVFIFQFVNFYSSPFYVAFFKGRFVGYPGHYGKLLGMRNEDCGPGGCLIELAQQLFVIMVGKQIVSNIQEFFLPKVKAWHQKRQLARVRGSQICPEPKRWEEDYELIECEGLFEEYLEMVLQFGFITIFVAAFPLAPLFALLNNWVEIRLDAQKFVCEYRRPVAERAQDIGVWFFILDVLAQISVIVNAFLIAFTSDFLPRLLYQYEYDSQLRGYVNFTLAYSPPSYVDGNHTLCRYKAFRDAQGSYTLFYWKLLAIRLGFIIAFEHVVFSCLRLIDWLVPDVPASLEVKVKRERYLAKQALADNQDFLLTVSRDSSPSPASSLLSGSMI; encoded by the exons ATGGCGCTGAAGAAAGGCCCCCGGGGCGGGAGGGAGCGTCCCCCGGAGGCCGGCGGCTGGCTCCTGCTCGGccccgaggaagaggaagaggaagagggaggcggGCAGGGGGCGCTGGGGCTGCTGGGCGCCGTGAGTCCGGGGAGGGAGGGCGGCGGAGGGCCCCTTCCCTCCGGCCCCATCCacccaccttccttcctttctcctcaggagggggaagaggagggccCTCCTTCGGGGGCCTCGCGGGGCAACTGCCTGAGCGACGGAAGGAGCCCCATCG ACTTCATCCTGGTTTGGGAGGAGAGGCCCCTGCCGGCCCCCGGCAAGAAGAAGCGGGGCTCCCGGGCCCACGGCGAAGGGGCCCCGGGCCAGGAGGGGGGCCCCGGGGGAAGGCAGGCGCGTTGGCGGAGGAAGTTCCTCCGGAACCTGCGCGGCGCCGGCCTCCGGCTGGAGAAG gaggaggagaaggaggaggcctggcccagGCAGGGCCAgaagagcaggagcaggaggcggCGGCTGCAGTACCTGAAGCTGAGCGCCCCTTGGGAGGTGCTGGTCTACTACGCGGAGGAGCTCTGCCTGCGCGCCCCTCTCCAG GCCCACCCCAACCCCGACCGGAATGCTTCGGACGCCTTCCTGCGCCGGCTGCGCCTGCCCAACCCTTTGGCCCAGTGGGTCCCCAACAAGCCCATGGACTACTACACCTGCGCCTTCCGCAAGTCCAAGCTGGACAA GTTCCTGGGGAGCAGCTCCCACAGCAGCTACTTCACCAGCACCCAGAGGCACCGCATT GTGTATGAAATCTTGGCCCGGACGGCCTACGGGAAGCGCAAGCGCGCCGAGATCGGCATCGACCGCCTGCTGAATGAAGGGGTCTACATGGCAGCCTTCCCTTTGCACGAG ggCCCCTTTGAGCTGCCTGAGTATGAGGTTCCTGAGGAGGATCTGAACCCACGCCAGGTGCTGTACAGCTTCTGGGCCCAGTGGAGCTGCTGGTACAAGTACCAGCCCCTGGACCACATCCGGGAGTATTTTGGAGAGAAGGTGGCCATCTACTTTGCCTGGCTGG GCTTCTACACGGCCTGGCTGCTCCCGGCTGCCTCCGTGGGGACCCTTGTCTTCCTGGCTGGCCTTTTCACCATGGGGAGCAACAAGCCTGC GCAAGAGATCTGCAACAGTGGCGGGCAGTTCCTCATGTGCCCCCTCTGTGATACCTGTGGCAACTGGAACATCTCTGAGATCTGCCCCATGGCCAAG GTGGGCTACCTCTTTGACCACCCAGGGACCGTCTTCTTCAGCATCTTCATGTCCTTCTGGGCTGTGACCTTCCTGGAGTACTGGAAGCGGAAGAATGCCACCCTAGCCCACCATTGGGACTGCATGGacttccaggaggaggag GAGCGCCCCCGCCCAGAGTTTGCGGCCCTGGCACCCCACATGGAGCAGAACCCTGTCACGGGGGTGAAGGAGCCCTACTTCCCACAGCACGACCGGCTCTCTCGCATCCTGACCGGCTCTATGGCCATCATCATCATG ctATGCGTGGTGATGATCTTCCTGGTGTCGGTGATCATGTATCGTGGGATTGTCAGCACCATGATGTACCACACGGGGAACACCGTCTTGATGACCCAG GCCGGGAACATTGCCAACCTCAGCAGCTCCATGGTGAACTTGGTGCTCATCCTCCTCATGAGTCAGGTCTACACCTCCCTGGCAGAGCAGCTGACCAGATGGG AGATGCACCGGACGCAGACGCAGCATGAAGACGCCTTCACCTTCAAAGTCTTCATCTTCCAGTTTGTCAACTTCTACTCCTCCCCATTCTATGTGGCTTTCTTCAAAGGCAG GTTTGTGGGATATCCCGGCCACTATGGGAAACTCTTGGGCATGAGGAATGAAGAT TGTGGTCCTGGCGGATGCCTGATTGAACTGGCCCAGCAGCTCTTTGTCATCATGGTGGGGAAGCAGATTGTCAGCAACATCCAGGAATTCTTCCTTCC GAAAGTGAAAGCCTGGCATCAGAAGAGGCAGCTGGCACGGGTGCGAGGCTCCCAGATCTGTCCGGAGCCCAAACGGTGGGAGGAAGACTATGAGCTGATAGAGTGCGAGGGGCTTTTTGAGGAGTACTTGGAAATGG TGCTCCAGTTTGGCTTCATCACCATTTTTGTGGCTGCCTTCCCACTGGCCCCACTCTTTGCGCTGCTCAACAACTGGGTGGAGATCCGCCTGGATGCCCAGAAGTTCGTCTGTGAGTACCGGCGCCCTGTGGCTGAGCGGGCCCAGGACATCGGTGTCTGGTTCTTCATCCTGGATGTCCTGGCCCAGATCTCTGTCATCGTCAAT GCCTTCCTCATCGCCTTCACCTCCGACTTCCTCCCGCGCCTCCTCTACCAATATGAATATGACAGCCAGCTCCGTGGCTACGTCAACTTCACCCTGGCATACTCCCCCCCAAGCTACGTGGATGGCAACCACACTCTCTGCCG GTACAAGGCCTTCCGGGATGCCCAGGGCAGCTACACCCTCTTCTACTGGAAGCTGCTGGCCATCCGCCTGGGCTTCATCATCGCCTTTGAG CACGTGGTCTTCTCCTGCCTGCGCCTCATTGACTGGTTGGTGCCAGACGTCCCGGCCTCCCTGGAGGTGAAGGTCAAGCGGGAGCGCTACCTGGCCAAGCAGGCCCTGGCTGACAACCAGGACTTCCTGCTGACGGTGAGTCGCGACTCCTCGCCCTCGCCAG CAAGCAGCCTTCTATCCGGCAGCATGATATAG
- the LOC121936575 gene encoding anoctamin-7-like isoform X2, producing MALKKGPRGGRERPPEAGGWLLLGPEEEEEEEGGGQGALGLLGAVSPGREGGGGPLPSGPIHPPSFLSPQEGEEEGPPSGASRGNCLSDGRSPIDFILVWEERPLPAPGKKKRGSRAHGEGAPGQEGGPGGRQARWRRKFLRNLRGAGLRLEKEEEKEEAWPRQGQKSRSRRRRLQYLKLSAPWEVLVYYAEELCLRAPLQAHPNPDRNASDAFLRRLRLPNPLAQWVPNKPMDYYTCAFRKSKLDKFLGSSSHSSYFTSTQRHRIVYEILARTAYGKRKRAEIGIDRLLNEGVYMAAFPLHEGPFELPEYEVPEEDLNPRQVLYSFWAQWSCWYKYQPLDHIREYFGEKVAIYFAWLGFYTAWLLPAASVGTLVFLAGLFTMGSNKPAQEICNSGGQFLMCPLCDTCGNWNISEICPMAKVGYLFDHPGTVFFSIFMSFWAVTFLEYWKRKNATLAHHWDCMDFQEEEERPRPEFAALAPHMEQNPVTGVKEPYFPQHDRLSRILTGSMAIIIMLCVVMIFLVSVIMYRGIVSTMMYHTGNTVLMTQAGNIANLSSSMVNLVLILLMSQVYTSLAEQLTRWEMHRTQTQHEDAFTFKVFIFQFVNFYSSPFYVAFFKGRFVGYPGHYGKLLGMRNEDCGPGGCLIELAQQLFVIMVGKQIVSNIQEFFLPKVKAWHQKRQLARVRGSQICPEPKRWEEDYELIECEGLFEEYLEMVLQFGFITIFVAAFPLAPLFALLNNWVEIRLDAQKFVCEYRRPVAERAQDIGVWFFILDVLAQISVIVNAFLIAFTSDFLPRLLYQYEYDSQLRGYVNFTLAYSPPSYVDGNHTLCRYKAFRDAQGSYTLFYWKLLAIRLGFIIAFEHVVFSCLRLIDWLVPDVPASLEVKVKRERYLAKQALADNQDFLLTQAAFYPAA from the exons ATGGCGCTGAAGAAAGGCCCCCGGGGCGGGAGGGAGCGTCCCCCGGAGGCCGGCGGCTGGCTCCTGCTCGGccccgaggaagaggaagaggaagagggaggcggGCAGGGGGCGCTGGGGCTGCTGGGCGCCGTGAGTCCGGGGAGGGAGGGCGGCGGAGGGCCCCTTCCCTCCGGCCCCATCCacccaccttccttcctttctcctcaggagggggaagaggagggccCTCCTTCGGGGGCCTCGCGGGGCAACTGCCTGAGCGACGGAAGGAGCCCCATCG ACTTCATCCTGGTTTGGGAGGAGAGGCCCCTGCCGGCCCCCGGCAAGAAGAAGCGGGGCTCCCGGGCCCACGGCGAAGGGGCCCCGGGCCAGGAGGGGGGCCCCGGGGGAAGGCAGGCGCGTTGGCGGAGGAAGTTCCTCCGGAACCTGCGCGGCGCCGGCCTCCGGCTGGAGAAG gaggaggagaaggaggaggcctggcccagGCAGGGCCAgaagagcaggagcaggaggcggCGGCTGCAGTACCTGAAGCTGAGCGCCCCTTGGGAGGTGCTGGTCTACTACGCGGAGGAGCTCTGCCTGCGCGCCCCTCTCCAG GCCCACCCCAACCCCGACCGGAATGCTTCGGACGCCTTCCTGCGCCGGCTGCGCCTGCCCAACCCTTTGGCCCAGTGGGTCCCCAACAAGCCCATGGACTACTACACCTGCGCCTTCCGCAAGTCCAAGCTGGACAA GTTCCTGGGGAGCAGCTCCCACAGCAGCTACTTCACCAGCACCCAGAGGCACCGCATT GTGTATGAAATCTTGGCCCGGACGGCCTACGGGAAGCGCAAGCGCGCCGAGATCGGCATCGACCGCCTGCTGAATGAAGGGGTCTACATGGCAGCCTTCCCTTTGCACGAG ggCCCCTTTGAGCTGCCTGAGTATGAGGTTCCTGAGGAGGATCTGAACCCACGCCAGGTGCTGTACAGCTTCTGGGCCCAGTGGAGCTGCTGGTACAAGTACCAGCCCCTGGACCACATCCGGGAGTATTTTGGAGAGAAGGTGGCCATCTACTTTGCCTGGCTGG GCTTCTACACGGCCTGGCTGCTCCCGGCTGCCTCCGTGGGGACCCTTGTCTTCCTGGCTGGCCTTTTCACCATGGGGAGCAACAAGCCTGC GCAAGAGATCTGCAACAGTGGCGGGCAGTTCCTCATGTGCCCCCTCTGTGATACCTGTGGCAACTGGAACATCTCTGAGATCTGCCCCATGGCCAAG GTGGGCTACCTCTTTGACCACCCAGGGACCGTCTTCTTCAGCATCTTCATGTCCTTCTGGGCTGTGACCTTCCTGGAGTACTGGAAGCGGAAGAATGCCACCCTAGCCCACCATTGGGACTGCATGGacttccaggaggaggag GAGCGCCCCCGCCCAGAGTTTGCGGCCCTGGCACCCCACATGGAGCAGAACCCTGTCACGGGGGTGAAGGAGCCCTACTTCCCACAGCACGACCGGCTCTCTCGCATCCTGACCGGCTCTATGGCCATCATCATCATG ctATGCGTGGTGATGATCTTCCTGGTGTCGGTGATCATGTATCGTGGGATTGTCAGCACCATGATGTACCACACGGGGAACACCGTCTTGATGACCCAG GCCGGGAACATTGCCAACCTCAGCAGCTCCATGGTGAACTTGGTGCTCATCCTCCTCATGAGTCAGGTCTACACCTCCCTGGCAGAGCAGCTGACCAGATGGG AGATGCACCGGACGCAGACGCAGCATGAAGACGCCTTCACCTTCAAAGTCTTCATCTTCCAGTTTGTCAACTTCTACTCCTCCCCATTCTATGTGGCTTTCTTCAAAGGCAG GTTTGTGGGATATCCCGGCCACTATGGGAAACTCTTGGGCATGAGGAATGAAGAT TGTGGTCCTGGCGGATGCCTGATTGAACTGGCCCAGCAGCTCTTTGTCATCATGGTGGGGAAGCAGATTGTCAGCAACATCCAGGAATTCTTCCTTCC GAAAGTGAAAGCCTGGCATCAGAAGAGGCAGCTGGCACGGGTGCGAGGCTCCCAGATCTGTCCGGAGCCCAAACGGTGGGAGGAAGACTATGAGCTGATAGAGTGCGAGGGGCTTTTTGAGGAGTACTTGGAAATGG TGCTCCAGTTTGGCTTCATCACCATTTTTGTGGCTGCCTTCCCACTGGCCCCACTCTTTGCGCTGCTCAACAACTGGGTGGAGATCCGCCTGGATGCCCAGAAGTTCGTCTGTGAGTACCGGCGCCCTGTGGCTGAGCGGGCCCAGGACATCGGTGTCTGGTTCTTCATCCTGGATGTCCTGGCCCAGATCTCTGTCATCGTCAAT GCCTTCCTCATCGCCTTCACCTCCGACTTCCTCCCGCGCCTCCTCTACCAATATGAATATGACAGCCAGCTCCGTGGCTACGTCAACTTCACCCTGGCATACTCCCCCCCAAGCTACGTGGATGGCAACCACACTCTCTGCCG GTACAAGGCCTTCCGGGATGCCCAGGGCAGCTACACCCTCTTCTACTGGAAGCTGCTGGCCATCCGCCTGGGCTTCATCATCGCCTTTGAG CACGTGGTCTTCTCCTGCCTGCGCCTCATTGACTGGTTGGTGCCAGACGTCCCGGCCTCCCTGGAGGTGAAGGTCAAGCGGGAGCGCTACCTGGCCAAGCAGGCCCTGGCTGACAACCAGGACTTCCTGCTGACG CAAGCAGCCTTCTATCCGGCAGCATGA